Sequence from the Gemmatimonas sp. genome:
GATCTTCCGCGAACCGATCATCATCTCCAACATCCCGCGCCTGGTGCCGGGGTGGACCAAGCCCATCGTGGTGGGGCGCCACGCGCACGGCGACCAGTACAAGGCGACCGACTTCAAGGTGCCGGGGCCGGGTACGGTCACCATGACCTACACGCCTGCCGACGGCAGTGAGCCGATGCAGTTCGAGGTCGCGAAGTTCGGCCAGGACGGCGGCGTGGCCATGGGGATGTACAACTTCAACGACTCCATCAGGGACTTCGCGCGGGCCAGTTTCCGCTACGGCCTCCAGCGCAACTTCCCGGTGTATCTCTCCACCAAGAACACCATCCTCAAGGCGTACGACGGCCAGTTCAAGGATCTGTTCGAGGAGGTGTTCGCGGCCGAGTTCAAGGCGGAGTTCGATGCCAAGGGGCTCACCTACGAGCACCGCCTCATCGACGACATGGTCGCCTCCGCGCTCAAGTGGGAGGGCGGGTACGTGTGGGCCTGCAAGAACTACGATGGCGACGTGCAGTCGGACATCGTGGCGCAGGGCTTCGGTTCGTTGGGGCTCATGACAAGCGTGCTGCTCACCCCCGATGGCAAGACGATGGAGGCCGAAGCGGCGCACGGCACGGTCACCCGTCACTTCCGCGAGCACCAGAAGGGAAACAAGACCTCCACCAATCCCATCGCGAGCATCTTCGCGTGGACGCGCGGCCTCGCCCATCGCGGCAAGCTCGATGGAACGCCCCAGGTGACGGCGTTCGCCGAGACGCTCGAACGGGTATGCATCGAGGCGGTGGAGGCGGGGGAAATGACCAAGGATCTCGCGATCCTCATCTCGAAGGACACGCCGTACCTCCACACGGAAGACTTCCTCGACGCCAT
This genomic interval carries:
- a CDS encoding NADP-dependent isocitrate dehydrogenase, translating into MAKIKVVNPVVEMDGDEMTRIIWQFIKDKLVLPYLDVQLDYYDLGIEHRDATGDQVTIDSAEATKRHGVAVKCATITPDEARVKEFGLKKMWKSPNGTIRNILGGVIFREPIIISNIPRLVPGWTKPIVVGRHAHGDQYKATDFKVPGPGTVTMTYTPADGSEPMQFEVAKFGQDGGVAMGMYNFNDSIRDFARASFRYGLQRNFPVYLSTKNTILKAYDGQFKDLFEEVFAAEFKAEFDAKGLTYEHRLIDDMVASALKWEGGYVWACKNYDGDVQSDIVAQGFGSLGLMTSVLLTPDGKTMEAEAAHGTVTRHFREHQKGNKTSTNPIASIFAWTRGLAHRGKLDGTPQVTAFAETLERVCIEAVEAGEMTKDLAILISKDTPYLHTEDFLDAIDRRLQAKMG